In Anopheles bellator chromosome 2, idAnoBellAS_SP24_06.2, whole genome shotgun sequence, the genomic stretch GGCCTATCGTTTCAACAAGGAtcgtcctcctcctgctcAGTGTATGCGTGTTGTGTGCCCTGTTGCCGTGGTTGCTACCAAATAGATTGAAAAAGTGGTAGGAATATTGGCAATCGTAGCGAAATAATGCATGCCAAACATAAACTATAGACATTCTTCCAGTGCAAGTTGCTCGCCGCGTTCGGTGTAAAATATGCTTTTTCCGGGCTCGATTGTGCAACAGAGTAGGCCTTTGTCGGACGGTGCTGGAGTTCAAAATTCCCCATCCTTATGCGTATGCGCGGGACTTAAATCGATCCTAGTttgctcgttcgctcgctcgtgtgtgtctgtgcgtgtgCGCTGGTGTGTaacttcttccttttttgacAGGTGCGGGCCAAAATTTCAGGAAGTTCCATTCCGGACCAAATCCTTTCTTGTGCCGAGATTACCCGAACCGTCCAGTGATCATGATGTCCGCACTGCAGCAGTCCGCATTTCTCGTCAGCTTAATGCTGCTTGCAATTTTCGTTCACAAAGGTAAGTGCTTCCAtgtgctgccggtgggggGTCATGTGGAGCGGCCGTTCGGTTGGTAAAAATCCCGCTGCAATCGGAGCATTGCGGATCCTCAGTCCGTAAGAAATACGTGTGCGCCCTCGAAGGTTTTCTCTGGAGGTAAACCGAGGAAGACATTATTCAATTCAGACCTTAATTGGATGTATGCGGAGCGAATGGCCTGAGCCGGCCTGTGTAATGGGGTGCGTTCAGTGATTCACACGAGGCCAGCTCCTCCGTCACTAGAAGGATCTGAGAGGTCAGTCAGGCAGAGAAAGTGGCGCGCACAGTGGCACAGCTTGGTAAtgagaaagagcgagaaaacCGGCGAAAGGCAAAGTGCTGCCAGGATTCAGCAACTCTGAAGGTGCACTTCCGCTAAGACTGCATTTGACTGGGCTGGAAAATGCCACAGCGAGTGTTACGTAAGCAAGGTGTGCGCCGCTTCCAATGCAAACTGAAAACCAAGTTGCTTCGATCTAACGACCGATTCGACCAAACAGAGAACGATTTTAGCGCAAGGGTGTAATGGCCACTTCATTAGCTCATTCTCTAGTTCTGGAAAACATTAGCTTACCAACCAAGGCTAGTCACTTGAGTGCGTCCCACCCACGGCCAATATTTCGGTCCGTCAAGGTCATGTGCTTACCAAATTCATCTTCCGCGTACCGTGGTAATAATCTTGATTGGCCTATCGCGTGAAAGGGCGCCTTGAACGATGAGCAAGATACCATTTATGATGCTTTCTCCGTCACGTGCCTTGTAACGGCCATTGATTGGATTAAGGTTGCAGCCAACATTTCAATGAATTAAATATAGTCGTCTGGGTTGAAAGAATTAACCAAGACATGAAGAGTTCTGCTCAATTGTCTCAATTGCTGGGTGGAATCGTGCTCCCATTATGTCACACGGCCGCCACAAATTTTTGGCTCCTCTCCGTCGAAACCAATGTGAAACCATCGTCCTGCTGCGCGCCCTTGAAGCGATTTCTGAGATGCGAAACTCTATCGCAAAAAAACTTTTACCCAAGCATTATGTAACTCGTTAGCAGGCCGTGACCGTTGGCACGTGCTTGAAAGCTGTTAGCGAGAATCGAAACAGTTTTAAAGGTGCCCTCAGTGCCAGCTCTACGTGAGATTCTCTTTGTCGGAAACAAACAGTATTCTGTCAGCTAATGTGCCGAGGCTGTTGCTCGGTGTCCACGGTGTTTTACTAGACGACGGAATCCCCTTTGCGGTGTGAATCTATGAATATGGATTTCTTGTGCAGCGTCTCTACGTTCTACGACAACCGGTTTACTGGCAAGGAAAATCGCACCCGGGAATGACCATTTTACAGGCGGATTATCAGAAGGATTAAATTGTAACGTGTTTAACGTAACTTCTCTTATCAGGGTCACCAGATGTTTTTTAACCCGATCGGGTATAAATTTAGACGCGTCTTGCTCGTCCTTACGAAAGAGCCAACGATGTTGCCGTTGAGTTTTTTCGGCCGAAGACTTGAAATTCATTGAAATACAATCAACatgtgaatgtttttgctttgctgtgcTGATAACAATGTTGCGACAGTACGCGGTAGTACATAGGTCcattgaaaaatgtcttatcaaaggaaataaataaaatcgttGAACGAATCGAACACATTCTAATGCGCGGTGCAGAGCGAGCACCAGTGCAAGGAAATGTAGGAAATGCAGTGTGGAAGATAGAAAACGGGAACGGATTGCATTTATGGGGCCAGACCTACGGCTTCAAGATCTGCGTTGTGTGATTGAGTAATGAAACCGACCGCCTTCTAACGTAGCAGTCATTCTTCTTGCCCTCCCATAGGTGATGCTATCCGTTGCTTCGAGTGCAACAGTGCTGAAGATTCAACCTGCACACATGACAACCCGCCGGACACGATGTCGGTCGACTGTAATGACCATAAGGATGGCAACAAGTACACGTTCTGCCGGAAGATCGTTCAGATCATCGAGTTCCCGGTCAACAATCGTAAGTACCCTTTGCCCGAGGCTTATCCGTGTTCTCTCCTAGCACTTAGCACGACGGTTTGATGCTCTCGTTTGCAGTTCCCCCCGACAACCGGGTGATCCGTGGATGTGGTTGGGACGAGTCCACCTACAAGGTACCGGAACTAGGAACCGACGCCATCGTCGGTCGTGCGCAGCGGCCAATCTCACCCTTGTTCTATTCTGTTTCCTTCTTCTGCAGGGTAAATGCTACCAGCGTTCCGGATTCGGTGGCCGTCAAGAGGTGTGCGCTTGCTACGACGACAACTGCAACGGTGCCTCGTCCCTGTCCGTCGCGTTCGGAGTGCTGCTGTTCGGTGCGATCGCTTTCATGATTCGTGCTTAATCCTCTCATTGGCATCACCCGACACATATCCACCGGCACTAGTAATCTTCCGCTAtgttttgtgtgcgtttcCTCGCCCGTTCTATTCCTCATGTCCCACCACAAAAGAATCCCCCTTCATCCGTAGGGCTATGAGTTTGATTGTCGTATCCTTTCCAGTAACTTGCGTTGCTCGTTGAACATAATTTCTAAGATTGACGTTACGAATAGGGCTATTAGATGTTATTAGCACGATTGCCAATTGAGTGGGATTGCATTATGCGGAGCACAATGCTCGTAGATTTGGGCTCAATGCTGCCATAGTTTAAACGTACGGATCGGTCGGACGGATCTTACAAGTACCGCATGCCCGCATATCATGCAGTTGCAACTTTTGTACTATACGCGCGTTTTGGAGGagttcttttatttttggttttgcttaCTATTTTGATAACATCCGTACCACTGGGCGGTGGGGTGGGTTGCCGGTGGTCAACTAGGCCGCGGTTTTTCAGTCGACGAACGTTGGCCAGTTCGCCTCGCGGATTGGTATGAT encodes the following:
- the LOC131206874 gene encoding uncharacterized protein LOC131206874, whose amino-acid sequence is MMSALQQSAFLVSLMLLAIFVHKGDAIRCFECNSAEDSTCTHDNPPDTMSVDCNDHKDGNKYTFCRKIVQIIEFPVNNLPPDNRVIRGCGWDESTYKGKCYQRSGFGGRQEVCACYDDNCNGASSLSVAFGVLLFGAIAFMIRA